From Bosea sp. NBC_00550, the proteins below share one genomic window:
- a CDS encoding globin-coupled sensor protein, which yields MTSNSIAAQEHRFQAFRIFNEDIELLGSLAGFARDRLPKLLEELHAQFAPWPEIAQALRRPDVHERRLAHWIKLASGNLGEGYTESARGLATVFHDRGVPIYAVVICHAIVSNAIIVELGLDRRSMMGLSSFWQRRKLDRRIAMRTALSKATQLDLELLLETYAVVQQESRDRTRQQIETFEITVREVVSAVNASAGKVGRLAASVENVVGETSAQAERAVGAAESASDNVSNVATATNELSISLDHVAAEVVRASTIAHEAHAAAQKTDAIVKSLAHSAETIGSVVEMIQTIASQTNLLALNATIEAARAGETGRGFAVVATEVKQLSARTAKATDEIAAQVPAMQAATREAVAAIESIVAFASQVNGIAGAVAASIDEQRAATQEIARSADQAAMGTQENAETIVQLSDSAQQAGKAVHDVLDVAGTLSRQAESLNHAFDDLIRQNRAV from the coding sequence GTGACATCCAACTCCATCGCCGCGCAGGAGCACCGCTTCCAGGCGTTCCGGATCTTCAACGAAGATATCGAACTTCTCGGTTCGCTGGCCGGCTTTGCGCGCGATCGGCTGCCGAAGCTGCTGGAGGAACTGCACGCGCAATTCGCGCCCTGGCCCGAGATCGCGCAGGCCCTGCGCAGGCCCGACGTGCATGAGCGGCGGCTCGCGCACTGGATAAAGCTTGCGTCGGGGAATCTGGGCGAGGGCTACACCGAGTCGGCACGCGGCCTGGCGACCGTCTTTCACGATCGCGGCGTGCCGATCTATGCCGTGGTGATCTGCCACGCGATCGTCTCGAACGCCATCATCGTGGAACTCGGGCTCGACCGCCGGAGCATGATGGGGCTGTCGAGCTTTTGGCAGAGGCGCAAGCTCGACCGGCGCATCGCGATGCGAACGGCGTTGTCCAAGGCGACGCAGCTCGATCTCGAATTGCTGCTGGAAACCTACGCCGTCGTTCAGCAGGAAAGCCGCGACCGCACGCGCCAACAGATCGAGACGTTCGAGATCACCGTCCGGGAGGTGGTGAGCGCGGTGAACGCCAGCGCCGGCAAGGTCGGGCGGCTCGCGGCATCGGTCGAGAACGTGGTGGGGGAAACCAGCGCCCAGGCCGAGCGCGCCGTTGGGGCGGCGGAGAGCGCCTCCGACAACGTCAGCAATGTCGCGACTGCAACGAACGAATTGTCGATTTCGCTCGACCATGTCGCGGCAGAGGTCGTGCGGGCATCGACGATTGCGCATGAGGCCCATGCCGCGGCCCAGAAGACCGACGCCATCGTCAAAAGCCTGGCACATTCGGCGGAGACGATCGGTTCGGTCGTGGAGATGATCCAGACGATCGCCAGCCAGACCAACCTGCTGGCGCTCAACGCCACGATCGAGGCGGCGCGTGCCGGCGAGACGGGCCGCGGCTTCGCCGTCGTCGCAACCGAGGTGAAGCAGCTTTCGGCGCGCACCGCCAAGGCCACTGACGAGATCGCGGCCCAGGTCCCGGCCATGCAGGCTGCGACGCGCGAGGCGGTCGCCGCGATCGAGAGCATCGTCGCCTTCGCCAGCCAGGTGAACGGGATCGCGGGTGCGGTCGCGGCCAGCATCGACGAGCAGCGCGCCGCGACGCAGGAGATCGCCCGCAGCGCCGATCAGGCGGCGATGGGCACGCAGGAGAACGCCGAAACCATCGTGCAGTTGAGCGACAGCGCGCAGCAGGCCGGAAAGGCGGTGCATGACGTGCTCGACGTGGCCGGAACGCTGTCCCGCCAGGCGGAGAGCCTGAACCACGCCTTCGACGATCTGATCCGGCAGAACCGCGCGGTTTAG
- a CDS encoding YebC/PmpR family DNA-binding transcriptional regulator, with protein sequence MAGHSQFKNIMHRKGKQDAVRSKLFSKLAREITVAAKMGMPDINMNPRLRMAVLAARAENMPKDNIQRAINKAAGGEGDNYDEVRYEGYGPGGAAVIVEALTDNRNRTASAVRSYFTKAGGALGESNSVSFMFNRVGEITYPPEAGDADKIMDAAIEAGADDVISDENGHTILCAFDSLNEVSKALEAALGAPASAKPVWRPTTTAPLDEDKAASMMRLMEALDNDDDVQNVFANFEIADDIMAKLSA encoded by the coding sequence ATGGCCGGCCATTCACAGTTCAAGAACATCATGCACCGCAAGGGCAAGCAGGACGCGGTGCGCTCCAAGCTGTTCTCGAAACTGGCCCGCGAAATAACCGTGGCCGCCAAGATGGGCATGCCCGACATCAACATGAATCCGCGCCTGCGCATGGCCGTTCTCGCCGCCCGCGCCGAGAACATGCCGAAGGACAACATCCAGCGCGCCATCAACAAGGCGGCCGGCGGCGAAGGCGACAATTACGATGAGGTCCGCTACGAGGGCTATGGTCCCGGCGGCGCCGCCGTCATCGTCGAGGCGCTCACCGACAACCGCAACCGCACCGCCTCGGCCGTCCGCTCCTACTTCACCAAGGCGGGCGGCGCGCTCGGCGAGAGCAACTCCGTCTCCTTCATGTTCAACCGCGTCGGCGAGATCACCTATCCGCCGGAGGCCGGCGATGCCGACAAGATCATGGACGCCGCGATCGAGGCCGGCGCCGACGACGTGATCTCGGACGAGAACGGCCACACCATCCTCTGCGCCTTCGACAGCCTGAACGAGGTCTCCAAGGCCCTCGAAGCCGCGCTCGGCGCCCCGGCCTCGGCCAAGCCCGTCTGGCGGCCGACCACGACGGCCCCGCTCGACGAGGACAAGGCCGCCTCGATGATGCGGCTGATGGAAGCGCTCGACAATGACGACGACGTCCAGAACGTCTTCGCCAACTTCGAGATCGCCGACGACATCATGGCGAAGCTCAGCGCCTGA
- a CDS encoding IS110 family transposase has translation MPVCTTVPEPSRFLGCDVGKAGIVVFDSRGDTLGSLPNEASALAAFAAGLGPDCLVVCEATGGYEDALLAALVSAGCPAHRADARKVKAFIRSYGTLGKSDALDARALARYGAERHARLIRWQAPAPARERLQVLVRTRADLVAQRTACTNRLNAPGIEPVKAPLQALHDCLKAQIAALAQTIAETLRTIARTDRSEQALRSIRGIGTTTAATLIALMPELGRISRRQAAALAGLAPHPNQSGSRDAYRPTRGGRAEIKAALFMPAMAAARHDPAMRDAYTRLIANGKKPIVALTAIMRRIIVIANARVRDQNKLS, from the coding sequence ATGCCGGTTTGCACCACGGTCCCTGAACCCTCCCGTTTCCTCGGCTGTGATGTCGGCAAGGCCGGGATCGTCGTCTTCGACAGCCGCGGCGACACCCTCGGCAGTCTCCCTAACGAGGCTTCGGCCCTGGCAGCCTTCGCAGCCGGGCTCGGCCCGGACTGCCTCGTCGTCTGCGAGGCGACGGGCGGCTATGAGGACGCCCTGCTGGCGGCGCTCGTCTCAGCCGGCTGCCCGGCCCATCGCGCCGATGCCCGCAAGGTCAAGGCCTTCATCCGCTCCTATGGGACGCTCGGGAAGAGCGATGCGCTCGATGCCAGGGCGCTTGCCCGCTACGGCGCCGAGCGCCACGCTCGGCTGATCCGCTGGCAGGCGCCCGCCCCGGCACGCGAGCGCCTCCAGGTCCTGGTGCGGACCAGAGCCGATCTCGTCGCCCAGAGAACGGCCTGCACCAACCGGCTCAACGCTCCCGGCATCGAACCGGTCAAAGCCCCGCTCCAGGCCCTGCACGACTGCCTCAAAGCCCAGATCGCCGCCCTGGCGCAAACCATCGCCGAGACCCTGCGCACCATCGCCCGCACCGACAGAAGCGAGCAGGCCTTGCGCTCCATCCGCGGCATCGGAACGACCACCGCCGCCACCCTCATCGCACTCATGCCCGAGCTCGGACGCATCAGCCGGCGCCAGGCCGCCGCACTCGCAGGCCTGGCTCCTCATCCAAACCAGAGCGGCAGTCGAGACGCCTACCGCCCAACCAGAGGCGGCAGGGCCGAAATCAAGGCCGCCCTGTTCATGCCCGCAATGGCCGCCGCAAGGCACGACCCCGCCATGCGCGACGCCTACACACGCCTCATCGCAAACGGAAAAAAGCCAATCGTCGCTCTCACCGCAATCATGCGACGCATCATCGTCATCGCAAATGCCCGCGTCAGAGACCAAAACAAACTGAGTTGA
- a CDS encoding sulfite exporter TauE/SafE family protein, with translation MPFSLASFMPGLTADGIAVLLAATLLGGLVRGFTGFGFAMVFMPLASMVLGPVAALGLIWFIDLPFALPIAARSSKNAEWSEILPLLLTATLALPAGIWLLIWLDRETMRWLLALLVLLAVGLMASGWRYHGRPTIPLSLGVGALSGLFNGMASIGGMPLAVFWLGAQRNDRHKTRANMQTFFGVSTLISGTVLWWKGILTGGALLMAVPLFAVYGVGLWAGTHGFRLASERNFRRGAYLVIFLSALISLPLWDVVIGR, from the coding sequence ATGCCTTTCAGCCTTGCCTCCTTCATGCCCGGCCTGACGGCCGACGGCATCGCCGTCCTGCTGGCCGCTACCCTGCTCGGCGGGCTGGTGCGCGGCTTCACCGGCTTCGGCTTCGCGATGGTGTTCATGCCGCTGGCCTCGATGGTGCTCGGGCCGGTGGCGGCGCTGGGGCTGATCTGGTTCATCGACCTGCCCTTCGCTCTGCCGATCGCGGCGCGCAGTTCCAAGAATGCCGAGTGGAGCGAGATTCTGCCGCTGCTGCTGACGGCGACATTGGCGTTGCCGGCCGGGATCTGGCTGCTGATCTGGCTCGACCGCGAGACGATGCGCTGGCTCCTCGCCCTGCTGGTGCTTCTCGCCGTCGGCCTCATGGCCTCGGGCTGGCGCTATCACGGGCGCCCGACGATCCCGCTATCGCTCGGTGTCGGCGCGCTGTCGGGGCTGTTCAACGGCATGGCCTCGATCGGCGGCATGCCGCTCGCGGTGTTCTGGCTCGGTGCGCAGCGCAACGACCGGCACAAGACGCGGGCCAACATGCAGACCTTCTTCGGCGTCTCGACGCTGATCAGCGGCACCGTTCTGTGGTGGAAGGGCATCCTGACCGGCGGCGCGTTGCTGATGGCGGTGCCGCTCTTCGCGGTCTACGGCGTCGGGCTCTGGGCCGGCACGCACGGCTTCCGGCTCGCTTCTGAGCGGAACTTCCGGCGCGGCGCCTATCTGGTGATCTTCTTGAGCGCGCTGATCAGCCTGCCGCTCTGGGACGTGGTGATCGGGCGGTAG
- the ruvC gene encoding crossover junction endodeoxyribonuclease RuvC, whose protein sequence is MAPAIRILGLDPGLRKTGWGIVVSEGSKLSFVACGCIESDGDLSLGERLRQLHEGLHQVIVAHSPHEAAVEETFINRDPQSALKLGQARGIALVVPALAGLSVAEYAANLVKKTVVGVGHADKKQVQAMIRVLLPKAETRSADAADALAVAICHAQHRGIKALVAQMRAAG, encoded by the coding sequence ATGGCACCCGCGATTCGCATCCTCGGTCTCGATCCCGGCCTCCGGAAGACCGGCTGGGGCATCGTCGTCTCCGAGGGCAGCAAGCTCTCCTTCGTCGCCTGCGGCTGCATCGAGAGCGACGGCGATCTGTCCCTCGGCGAGCGCCTGCGGCAGCTGCATGAGGGCCTGCACCAGGTCATCGTCGCGCACAGTCCGCATGAGGCCGCGGTCGAGGAGACCTTCATCAATCGCGATCCGCAATCGGCGCTGAAGCTCGGCCAGGCCCGCGGCATCGCGCTGGTCGTGCCCGCGCTCGCGGGCCTCAGCGTCGCCGAATACGCCGCCAACCTCGTCAAGAAGACCGTGGTCGGCGTCGGCCACGCCGACAAGAAGCAGGTGCAGGCGATGATCCGCGTGCTGCTGCCCAAGGCCGAGACCAGATCCGCCGACGCGGCGGACGCGCTCGCGGTCGCGATCTGCCATGCCCAGCATCGCGGCATCAAAGCGCTCGTCGCGCAGATGCGCGCGGCGGGTTGA
- the ruvA gene encoding Holliday junction branch migration protein RuvA: MIGKLKGLIDSYGEDHVIIDVQGVGYVVQCSARTLQRLPKPGEAAALSIETHVREDAIRLYGFMSDIERDWFRLMQVVQGVGAKVALAILSTLDPGSLATAIATNDKAAIARAPGVGPKLAQRLCAELKDKAPAFGHIDPGIVQLSGALEDRKLPQPIADAVSALANLGYPQAQAIAAVAAAAKAAGDGAGTAQLIKLGLKELAK; encoded by the coding sequence ATGATCGGCAAGCTCAAGGGCCTGATCGATTCCTACGGCGAGGACCACGTCATCATCGACGTGCAGGGCGTCGGCTATGTCGTGCAGTGCTCGGCGCGCACGCTGCAGCGCCTGCCCAAGCCCGGCGAGGCGGCAGCGCTCTCGATCGAGACCCATGTCCGCGAGGATGCGATCCGCCTCTACGGCTTCATGTCCGATATCGAGCGCGACTGGTTCCGGCTGATGCAGGTGGTGCAGGGCGTCGGCGCCAAGGTCGCACTCGCCATCCTCTCGACGCTCGATCCAGGCAGCCTCGCCACCGCCATCGCCACCAACGACAAGGCCGCGATCGCGCGCGCGCCCGGCGTCGGCCCCAAGCTCGCCCAGCGCCTCTGCGCCGAGCTCAAGGACAAGGCACCGGCCTTCGGCCATATCGACCCCGGCATCGTCCAGCTCTCCGGCGCGCTCGAAGACAGGAAGCTGCCGCAGCCGATCGCCGACGCGGTCTCGGCGCTCGCCAATCTCGGCTATCCTCAGGCACAGGCCATCGCGGCGGTCGCGGCTGCCGCCAAGGCGGCCGGCGACGGCGCGGGCACGGCCCAGCTCATCAAGCTGGGCCTGAAGGAACTGGCGAAGTGA
- a CDS encoding GNAT family N-acetyltransferase, producing the protein MSAPEELDLRIVTDKRELLRIMLASWGSHSMMIGLHVYDVAEIDALGLFEPDGTTAALASWTVRGDTAYLCALHSLKTGEGVAIRMLDAVIFSARKAGAKRLKAMLTNDNMPGMTFYQRRGFRLSGLYLEAIDAYRSVVPTIIKTGYMDIPIHDALELEIAL; encoded by the coding sequence GTGAGCGCGCCCGAAGAGCTGGACCTGCGCATCGTCACCGACAAGCGCGAGCTCCTGCGGATCATGCTGGCGAGCTGGGGCTCGCACAGCATGATGATCGGCCTGCACGTCTACGACGTCGCCGAGATCGACGCGCTCGGCCTGTTCGAGCCTGACGGCACGACGGCCGCGCTGGCGAGCTGGACGGTCAGGGGCGACACCGCCTATCTCTGCGCGCTCCACTCGCTGAAAACCGGCGAAGGCGTGGCGATCCGCATGCTCGACGCCGTCATCTTCTCGGCGCGCAAGGCCGGCGCCAAGAGGCTCAAGGCGATGCTGACCAACGACAACATGCCAGGCATGACCTTCTATCAGCGCCGCGGCTTTCGCCTCTCGGGGCTTTATCTCGAAGCCATCGACGCCTATCGCTCGGTCGTGCCGACCATCATCAAGACGGGATACATGGACATTCCGATCCACGACGCCCTCGAACTGGAGATCGCGCTGTGA
- the ruvB gene encoding Holliday junction branch migration DNA helicase RuvB has translation MTAERREDDSETSLRPLSLADFTGQAAARANLQVFINAAKSRGDALDHVLFVGPPGLGKTTLAQIVARELGVNFRSTSGPVIAKAGDLAAQLTNLEERDVLFIDEIHRLNPAVEEILYPAMEDYQLDLIIGEGPAARSVKIDLPKFTLVGATTRAGLLTTPLRDRFGIPIRLQFYTVEELQGIVARGARVLGVPMSDDGANEIAKRSRGTPRIAGRLLRRVRDFAIVDGDPIVTRKVADKALSLLDVDAIGLDQMDRRYLTTVAINFGGGPVGIETIAASLSEPRDAIEEIIEPFLLQQGFIQRTPRGRLLTPHAFRHLGMPEPSRETAQFGLFGDEESEA, from the coding sequence ATGACGGCCGAACGCCGCGAGGACGACAGCGAAACCTCGCTGCGCCCGCTTTCGCTCGCCGATTTCACCGGCCAGGCCGCGGCGCGCGCGAATCTCCAGGTCTTCATCAACGCCGCCAAAAGCCGTGGCGACGCGCTCGACCATGTCCTATTCGTCGGCCCGCCTGGTCTCGGCAAGACGACGCTGGCGCAGATCGTGGCGCGCGAGCTCGGCGTCAATTTCCGCTCGACCTCCGGGCCGGTGATCGCCAAGGCCGGCGATCTCGCCGCCCAGCTCACCAATCTGGAAGAGCGCGACGTGCTCTTCATCGACGAGATCCACCGGCTCAACCCGGCGGTCGAGGAAATCCTCTATCCGGCGATGGAGGACTACCAGCTCGACCTCATCATCGGCGAAGGCCCGGCGGCGCGCTCGGTCAAGATCGACCTGCCGAAATTCACCCTCGTCGGCGCCACCACCCGCGCTGGCCTGCTGACGACGCCGCTGCGCGACCGTTTCGGCATCCCTATCCGCCTGCAGTTCTACACGGTCGAGGAATTGCAGGGCATCGTCGCCCGCGGCGCCCGCGTATTGGGCGTGCCGATGTCCGACGATGGCGCCAACGAGATCGCCAAGCGTTCCCGGGGTACACCGCGCATCGCCGGCCGGCTGCTGCGCCGCGTGCGCGACTTCGCCATCGTCGACGGCGACCCGATCGTCACCCGAAAGGTCGCCGACAAGGCGCTCTCCCTGCTCGACGTCGATGCGATCGGCCTCGACCAGATGGACCGACGCTACCTCACCACGGTCGCGATCAATTTCGGCGGCGGCCCGGTCGGGATCGAGACCATCGCCGCCTCGCTCTCCGAGCCGCGCGACGCGATCGAGGAGATCATCGAGCCCTTCCTGCTCCAGCAGGGCTTCATCCAGCGCACCCCTCGCGGACGCCTGCTGACGCCGCACGCCTTCCGCCATCTCGGCATGCCCGAGCCGTCGCGCGAGACAGCGCAGTTCGGCCTGTTCGGGGACGAAGAGAGCGAGGCATGA
- a CDS encoding YbjP/YqhG family protein: MIAAFRQLALALALTGLTALLAIAARAAEATPDRPVKDAYAITIKTLAASGEPPWRPPHRDRLLSKSLAALFARDDLYQDESGEMGQIGADPFINGQDGEVKNLHVAVTEKPANGKAQVTATFRSFKQPVTVRFRMVEEDGGWRIDDIVNRFEGKDYSIRDELSKPYDCGSFMNKPCKR, translated from the coding sequence ATGATCGCGGCCTTCCGCCAGCTTGCGCTCGCGCTCGCTTTGACCGGGCTCACCGCCCTGCTGGCGATCGCGGCCCGCGCGGCCGAGGCAACGCCGGACCGGCCGGTGAAGGACGCCTATGCCATCACCATCAAGACGCTCGCGGCTTCCGGCGAGCCGCCCTGGCGCCCGCCGCATCGCGACAGACTCCTCAGCAAGAGCCTCGCCGCTCTCTTCGCCCGAGACGATCTCTATCAGGACGAAAGCGGCGAGATGGGTCAGATCGGCGCCGATCCCTTCATCAATGGCCAGGATGGCGAGGTGAAGAACCTGCATGTCGCCGTCACCGAGAAGCCGGCGAACGGCAAGGCACAGGTCACCGCCACCTTCCGCAGCTTCAAGCAGCCGGTCACCGTGCGGTTCCGCATGGTTGAGGAAGACGGCGGGTGGCGCATCGACGACATCGTCAACCGCTTCGAGGGCAAGGATTATTCGATCCGCGACGAGCTCTCGAAGCCCTATGACTGCGGCTCCTTCATGAACAAGCCCTGCAAGCGCTGA